A single window of Salvia splendens isolate huo1 chromosome 8, SspV2, whole genome shotgun sequence DNA harbors:
- the LOC121742945 gene encoding CBL-interacting serine/threonine-protein kinase 25-like: MEDRNILFGKYEMGRLLGKGTFAKVYHGRDLKTSESVAIKVISKDQVKKEGLMEQITREISVMRLVRHPNVVEIKEVMATKQKIFFVMEYVQGGELFAKVARGKLKEDVARKYFQQLVSAVDFCHSRGVSHRDLKPENLLLDEDGNLKVSDFGLSALPEHHRNDGLLHTQCGTPAYVAPEVLRKKGYDGAKADIWSCGVILYVLLAGFLPFQDENVMKMYTKIFKAEFSIPPWISHEAKRLISRLLVVNPEKRITIAAIMRVPWFRKGFTRPVAFSVKESDQEPIEEMELKRSKSSPPFYNAFEFISSMSSGFDLSNLFESGRRSGSLFTSRCSAAAVVAKLEWLAQKLNFGVVLSKEYKVRMMGAAEGRKGRLSVTAEIFEVAPEVAVVEFSKSGGDTLEYRKFCEEEVRPALKDIVWTWQGETCACEG, translated from the coding sequence ATGGAAGACCGGAACATCTTGTTCGGGAAATACGAAATGGGGCGCCTCCTCGGCAAGGGCACCTTTGCCAAGGTGTACCACGGCCGCGACCTCAAGACGTCGGAGAGCGTCGCTATCAAAGTGATCAGTaaggatcaggtgaagaaggaAGGGCTAATGGAGCAAATCACGCGCGAGATCTCGGTGATGCGGCTGGTCCGCCACCCGAACGTGGTGGAGATCAAGGAGGTAATGGCCACAAAGCAGAAGATCTTCTTCGTGATGGAATACGTTCAAGGCGGCGAGCTCTTCGCGAAGGTCGCCAGGGGGAAGCTGAAGGAGGATGTTGCCAGGAAGTATTTCCAGCAGCTCGTCAGCGCCGTCGATTTCTGCCACAGCCGCGGCGTCTCACACCGCGACCTCAAGCCGGAGAATCTCCTCCTCGACGAAGACGGTAACCTCAAGGTCTCCGACTTCGGCCTCTCCGCCCTGCCGGAGCACCACCGCAACGACGGCCTCCTCCACACGCAGTGCGGCACGCCGGCCTACGTGGCGCCGGAGGTGCTGCGGAAGAAGGGATACGACGGCGCGAAGGCGGATATCTGGTCGTGCGGCGTCATCCTCTACGTGCTCCTCGCCGGATTCCTGCCGTTCCAGGACGAAAACGTGATGAAGATGTACACGAAGATTTTCAAGGCGGAGTTCTCTATTCCGCCGTGGATCTCGCACGAGGCGAAGCGGCTGATCTCGCGCCTGCTGGTGGTAAATCCGGAGAAGCGGATCACGATCGCGGCGATCATGAGAGTGCCGTGGTTCCGCAAAGGATTCACGCGGCCGGTGGCCTTCTCGGTGAAGGAATCGGATCAGGAGCCGATCGAGGAGATGGAGCTGAAGCGATCCAAATCGTCGCCGCCGTTCTACAATGCGTTCGAGTTCATATCGTCGATGTCGTCGGGGTTCGATCTGTCGAATCTGTTCGAGAGCGGGAGGAGATCAGGATCGCTCTTCACGTCGCGGTgctcggcggcggcggtggtggcgaagCTGGAGTGGTTGGCTCAGAAGCTGAATTTCggggtggtgttgagcaaggaGTACAAGGTGCGAATGATGGGCGCGGCGGAGGGGAGGAAGGGGCGATTGTCGGTGACGGCAGAGATATTCGAGGTGGCGCcggaggtggcggtggtggagttCTCGAAGTCCGGCGGAGACACGTTGGAGTACCGGAAATTCTGCGAGGAGGAAGTGAGGCCGGCATTGAAAGACATAGTGTGGACGTGGCAAGGGGAGACCTGTGCTTGCGAGGGTTAG